The Flavobacterium psychrophilum genome includes a region encoding these proteins:
- a CDS encoding 5'-nucleotidase has translation MRKTIAIDMDGVLADVEDQILNWYKEETGIIMTRQDMKGKQEEELFPDRTILRKILNKPGFFRTLPVMEGAKEAVEKLMEEYEIYIVSAAMEFPLSLFEKREWLTEHFPAIGWKNIVFCGDKSIIDTDYLIDDHCKNLDFCKGKPLMFTAFHNVDKDHHQRVSHWNEVVALLKTLEEVEA, from the coding sequence ATGAGAAAAACAATTGCCATTGATATGGACGGCGTATTAGCCGATGTAGAAGACCAGATACTAAACTGGTACAAAGAAGAAACGGGTATTATCATGACCAGGCAGGACATGAAAGGCAAGCAGGAAGAAGAGCTTTTTCCTGACAGAACGATACTAAGAAAAATTTTAAACAAACCGGGATTTTTCAGGACACTGCCTGTAATGGAAGGCGCAAAAGAAGCCGTTGAGAAACTAATGGAAGAGTATGAGATCTATATAGTGTCGGCTGCGATGGAGTTTCCGTTATCATTATTTGAAAAACGTGAATGGCTAACAGAGCATTTTCCTGCAATAGGCTGGAAGAACATCGTTTTCTGTGGTGATAAGAGCATTATAGATACCGATTACCTTATTGATGACCACTGCAAGAACCTTGATTTCTGTAAAGGCAAACCATTAATGTTTACCGCATTTCATAATGTAGATAAAGACCATCACCAAAGGGTAAGTCACTGGAATGAGGTTGTAGCACTTTTAAAAACGCTGGAAGAGGTAGAGGCATAA
- a CDS encoding glycosyl hydrolase family 3: protein MAANYEGTPMSDEYDAEIDKIVSQMTLEEKIGLLHGYSMFTNKGIERLGVPEVHMADGPLGVREEISRNSWAPAGNTDDFATYYPAGGGLSATWNPEMAHTFGKSIGEEARARDKDVLLAPAFNIIRTPLGGRTYEYMTEDPFLNKTLVVPYVTGVQQNDVAVCIKHYAVNNQETNRGTVDVLTDDRTLREIYLPAFHDAIVKGHAYTVMGAYNKFRGDYLCENPYMLQNILRDEWGFKGIVISDWAAVHSTKKALEAGTDLEMGTPTASFDDHFFANPLLKAVKDGSVSEAEVDKHAKRILKLLYNVKAMGKKNGRAKGSISTDAHYKDAYNIASESVVLLKNTENLLPLNTSDLKSVAIIGANATQKHAQGGFGAGVKTKHEVTPLDALKAKLPKSVAINYAEGYKTLFKPKKEMKFGEVTQEVKETVTDLDPKLVAEAVAAAKKSDVAVLFVGANRDYETEASDRTDLSLPFGQEKLIAAVKAANPKTIVVFVAGAPYDINNVVAQNSAIVWGWYNGSEAGNAIVDVLLGKVNPSGKLPWTMPKKIEDSPAHATKSFPGGATVEYKEGILVGYRWFDTKNIAPLYPFGYGLSYSTFEFANAKADKKEYNNDATITVTVDVKNTGKVDGKEVVQLYAAKTGSKVERATQELKGYTKVLVKAGSSTKATIIVPVKELAYYDNATKKWTVEPGAYTFKLGSSSRDIKQEVTVNVK from the coding sequence ATTGCTGCAAACTATGAGGGTACTCCTATGAGTGACGAGTATGATGCAGAGATCGACAAGATCGTTTCTCAAATGACACTTGAAGAAAAAATTGGCCTTCTGCATGGTTACAGTATGTTTACCAACAAGGGCATAGAGCGTCTTGGCGTTCCTGAAGTACACATGGCTGACGGTCCCCTTGGTGTTCGTGAAGAAATATCGCGTAACAGCTGGGCACCTGCCGGAAATACTGATGATTTTGCGACTTACTACCCTGCCGGTGGTGGACTTTCTGCTACATGGAACCCAGAAATGGCACATACATTTGGTAAAAGTATAGGTGAAGAAGCACGCGCACGTGATAAAGACGTTTTGCTTGCTCCTGCATTCAATATCATCCGTACACCTCTTGGAGGACGTACATACGAGTACATGACCGAAGACCCGTTCCTGAACAAAACACTTGTTGTTCCTTATGTAACAGGTGTTCAGCAGAATGACGTTGCGGTATGTATAAAGCACTATGCGGTAAACAACCAGGAAACGAACCGTGGTACTGTTGATGTACTAACAGACGACCGTACGCTTCGCGAAATTTACCTGCCCGCATTCCACGATGCTATTGTTAAAGGACATGCGTATACTGTAATGGGCGCTTACAATAAATTTAGAGGTGATTACCTATGTGAAAACCCATATATGCTTCAGAACATTCTTAGGGATGAGTGGGGCTTTAAAGGAATTGTAATTTCTGACTGGGCTGCTGTACACAGCACTAAAAAAGCCCTTGAAGCAGGAACCGACCTTGAAATGGGAACACCAACTGCTTCGTTTGATGATCATTTCTTTGCTAATCCACTTCTTAAAGCTGTAAAAGATGGCTCTGTTAGTGAAGCAGAAGTTGACAAGCATGCAAAAAGAATACTAAAACTGCTTTACAATGTTAAAGCAATGGGTAAAAAAAACGGCCGTGCTAAAGGAAGCATTTCTACAGATGCACATTATAAAGATGCGTATAACATCGCTTCTGAGTCGGTTGTACTTCTTAAAAACACAGAAAACCTTTTACCATTAAATACTTCTGATTTAAAAAGCGTTGCTATCATCGGTGCTAATGCAACACAAAAACACGCTCAGGGTGGTTTTGGTGCAGGTGTTAAGACAAAACATGAGGTTACGCCGCTTGATGCATTAAAAGCGAAATTGCCTAAATCGGTTGCTATTAATTATGCCGAAGGTTACAAAACGCTTTTCAAGCCTAAAAAAGAAATGAAATTTGGCGAGGTAACACAGGAAGTAAAAGAAACTGTAACAGACCTTGACCCTAAATTAGTTGCGGAAGCTGTAGCTGCTGCTAAAAAATCGGATGTAGCTGTATTATTTGTTGGAGCAAACCGCGATTACGAGACAGAAGCTTCTGACCGTACTGACCTAAGCCTGCCTTTTGGACAGGAGAAACTTATTGCTGCCGTTAAAGCTGCTAACCCTAAAACTATTGTTGTTTTTGTTGCAGGTGCTCCTTATGACATCAACAACGTAGTAGCTCAAAACTCCGCTATTGTTTGGGGATGGTACAACGGGTCTGAAGCCGGAAATGCTATAGTGGATGTATTATTAGGTAAAGTAAACCCGTCGGGTAAACTGCCTTGGACTATGCCTAAGAAAATTGAAGATTCTCCGGCACATGCTACAAAAAGTTTCCCTGGTGGTGCAACTGTAGAATACAAAGAAGGTATTCTTGTTGGTTACCGTTGGTTTGATACTAAAAACATAGCACCGCTTTATCCTTTTGGTTACGGACTGTCATACTCTACATTTGAATTTGCTAATGCAAAAGCAGATAAGAAAGAATACAATAACGATGCTACCATCACAGTTACTGTTGACGTTAAAAACACAGGCAAGGTAGATGGTAAAGAGGTTGTACAGTTGTATGCTGCAAAAACAGGATCTAAAGTAGAGCGCGCTACGCAAGAGCTTAAAGGCTATACTAAAGTACTTGTAAAAGCAGGAAGCTCAACGAAAGCTACAATTATTGTACCGGTTAAAGAACTGGCATACTACGATAACGCTACTAAAAAATGGACGGTTGAGCCAGGTGCTTACACGTTTAAATTAGGTAGCTCATCAAGAGATATCAAACAGGAAGTTACGGTAAACGTAAAATAA
- a CDS encoding alpha-L-fucosidase: MRKTILIALAVTSFTGFAQTKDVTYQPNWESLAKYDETAEWFKDAKFGIYAHWGVLSVPAYANDWYPRNMHIEGTDEYKHHVAIYGHPSKFGYHDFVPMFHAEKFNADEWAELFKKAGAKFAGVVAEHHDGWSNWNSKINPWNSMAMGPHRDIVGELEKAIHGRGMKLITSFHKDRNQQINKNNKDKWLDDISYFPYNPDMPTSSEDPKLAQMYGNIPAEKFYQNWYGELKELIDNYSPDLIYFDSKMSKIPEKTKQEFVAYYFNHSVKEGKQVVITHKEGELPKSVSVEDFEKGRQNAITKEFWLTDETVSVGSWSYTNDLGLKSANDIVDLLADIVSKNGALMLNVSPMANGIIPQNQQDILLEIGKWLDVNGEAIYGTRPFKVFGEGPTKQEKAGMFLDKITYGAQDIRYTRKGNTVYAIVLGWPGENVAITLSVLGTADKKAPKVKRASILGSTENTVFTQDAIGVHLKTPSKKIDEKAFVIKLELK, encoded by the coding sequence ATGAGAAAAACAATATTGATCGCTTTAGCAGTAACAAGTTTTACAGGCTTTGCACAAACCAAAGATGTTACTTACCAGCCCAACTGGGAATCACTTGCTAAATACGACGAAACTGCCGAATGGTTTAAGGACGCCAAGTTTGGTATTTATGCACACTGGGGCGTACTGTCAGTCCCTGCATATGCCAACGACTGGTATCCGAGAAATATGCACATAGAAGGTACCGACGAGTACAAACATCATGTTGCTATTTACGGACATCCTTCAAAATTTGGATATCATGATTTTGTGCCGATGTTTCATGCCGAGAAATTCAATGCTGATGAATGGGCAGAGCTATTTAAAAAAGCAGGGGCTAAATTTGCAGGTGTAGTTGCCGAACACCACGATGGGTGGAGCAACTGGAACAGCAAAATAAACCCGTGGAACAGTATGGCTATGGGTCCGCACCGCGATATTGTGGGCGAGCTTGAAAAAGCCATACATGGCAGGGGAATGAAACTGATAACGTCTTTTCATAAAGACCGTAACCAACAGATCAACAAGAACAATAAGGACAAGTGGCTGGACGATATCTCGTACTTCCCTTATAACCCCGATATGCCAACCTCATCTGAAGACCCTAAACTGGCGCAGATGTACGGTAACATTCCGGCAGAGAAATTCTATCAAAACTGGTATGGTGAGCTAAAAGAACTGATTGATAACTATTCTCCCGACCTTATTTATTTTGACAGCAAAATGAGTAAGATTCCCGAGAAAACAAAACAAGAATTTGTAGCCTACTATTTTAACCATTCGGTGAAAGAAGGCAAACAGGTTGTTATTACACACAAAGAAGGCGAATTGCCAAAATCTGTTAGTGTGGAAGATTTTGAAAAAGGCCGTCAAAATGCCATTACCAAAGAATTCTGGCTTACCGATGAAACTGTTTCTGTTGGCAGCTGGAGCTATACGAATGATCTGGGGCTAAAATCGGCCAATGATATTGTTGACCTGCTTGCCGACATTGTCAGTAAAAACGGTGCTTTGATGCTTAATGTATCGCCAATGGCAAACGGAATTATTCCGCAAAACCAGCAGGACATATTGTTAGAGATAGGCAAATGGCTTGATGTAAATGGTGAGGCTATTTATGGTACACGTCCGTTTAAGGTTTTTGGCGAAGGCCCAACCAAACAGGAAAAAGCAGGAATGTTCCTGGACAAAATAACCTATGGTGCACAGGATATCCGCTACACCCGAAAAGGCAATACAGTTTATGCTATAGTACTGGGCTGGCCAGGCGAGAATGTTGCAATAACATTATCGGTTTTAGGTACAGCAGATAAAAAAGCGCCTAAAGTAAAAAGGGCGTCGATACTGGGTAGTACCGAAAATACCGTCTTTACACAAGATGCAATAGGTGTACATTTAAAAACACCATCCAAAAAAATAGATGAAAAGGCTTTTGTTATTAAATTAGAATTGAAATAA
- a CDS encoding DeoR faimly transcriptional regulator: MVKEERLQVIIDTLEKDNKVRLDQLSSLLNVSEDTVRRDIKELDTQGLLKAVRGGAIAHSPIPQHYRDREKYNQPHKITVAHKAIQFLKDGQVVFFDGGTSVVALAAVLPKELKITVVTNSFPVVNVLEDHPNAEVIFAGGRLHKTAFTTMGQETIDTFKNVRADICILGICSLHHTMGITSMIYEDAQINKIMIDRAEKTIALSTLEKTNTVESFYVCPVTDADVIITEADPDHASLKAYKNLGIEVV, translated from the coding sequence ATGGTAAAAGAAGAACGACTACAGGTAATAATAGATACACTGGAGAAAGATAATAAGGTAAGGCTGGATCAGTTAAGCAGCCTGCTTAATGTATCGGAAGATACCGTGCGCCGTGATATTAAAGAGCTCGATACACAAGGCCTGCTAAAAGCGGTGCGTGGCGGAGCGATAGCACACTCCCCCATTCCGCAGCATTACAGGGACAGGGAAAAATATAATCAACCGCATAAAATAACGGTAGCCCATAAAGCGATTCAATTTTTAAAAGACGGACAGGTAGTATTTTTTGACGGAGGAACATCGGTAGTAGCACTCGCAGCTGTATTGCCAAAAGAACTTAAGATTACGGTAGTGACGAATAGCTTCCCTGTAGTGAACGTTTTGGAAGACCACCCTAATGCCGAAGTTATTTTTGCAGGCGGAAGATTGCACAAAACTGCATTCACCACTATGGGACAGGAAACGATAGATACCTTTAAGAATGTACGTGCCGATATTTGTATTCTGGGAATTTGCAGCCTTCACCACACTATGGGCATAACATCTATGATCTATGAAGATGCGCAGATAAATAAAATCATGATAGACCGTGCCGAGAAAACCATCGCTTTATCTACTCTCGAAAAAACCAATACGGTAGAATCTTTTTACGTTTGTCCGGTTACCGATGCCGACGTGATTATCACCGAAGCAGATCCCGATCACGCATCGTTAAAAGCATATAAAAATTTAGGGATAGAAGTTGTATAA
- a CDS encoding AraC family transcriptional regulator, with amino-acid sequence MKNLNATYEVIEPSFGSSFAYSKYVQNANIKAHVWHYHPEVELVFVNGGTGKRQIGSHISYYTDGDLILIGSNLPHCGFTDDHTGNKNETVIQMKPDFLGEVFLALPETKSILQLFERAKGGIAFGEETKALLGEKLEAMSEQTPLERLLTVITVLKQLEKANDYKILNAEGFALETQLQDNDRINMVFNYVKDNFREPIVLEDMANMASMTVPSFCRYFKKVTNKTFTKFVNEYRIVHACKLLAEKQISIADVSYESGFNNFSHFNKSFREFTGKNASAYRNELKAVVQ; translated from the coding sequence ATGAAAAATCTAAATGCAACCTACGAAGTTATCGAACCTTCTTTTGGGAGTTCTTTTGCCTATTCTAAATATGTACAGAATGCTAACATTAAGGCTCACGTGTGGCATTACCACCCCGAAGTTGAACTTGTCTTTGTGAATGGTGGTACAGGCAAGCGTCAGATTGGGAGTCATATATCCTATTATACAGATGGCGACCTTATACTTATAGGTAGTAATTTACCTCATTGCGGATTTACCGATGACCATACAGGTAATAAAAACGAAACGGTAATTCAAATGAAGCCCGACTTTCTGGGAGAAGTGTTTCTGGCACTCCCAGAAACTAAGAGTATCCTGCAATTGTTTGAAAGGGCAAAAGGGGGTATTGCCTTTGGTGAAGAAACAAAAGCTCTTTTAGGTGAAAAGCTGGAAGCTATGTCAGAGCAGACTCCTTTGGAACGATTGTTAACCGTTATCACTGTACTAAAACAACTCGAAAAAGCAAACGATTATAAGATATTAAACGCAGAAGGTTTTGCCCTGGAAACACAATTACAGGATAACGACCGTATTAATATGGTGTTTAATTACGTAAAAGATAATTTCAGGGAACCCATAGTACTGGAAGATATGGCGAATATGGCAAGTATGACGGTGCCATCGTTTTGCCGTTACTTTAAAAAAGTGACTAATAAGACTTTTACAAAGTTTGTAAACGAATACCGTATTGTGCATGCCTGCAAGCTACTTGCCGAAAAGCAAATTAGTATTGCTGATGTATCTTATGAAAGTGGGTTTAATAACTTCAGCCATTTCAATAAATCGTTCAGGGAGTTCACGGGTAAGAATGCTTCGGCCTACCGTAATGAGCTTAAAGCAGTAGTACAATAA